The following coding sequences lie in one Mus musculus strain C57BL/6J chromosome 11, GRCm38.p6 C57BL/6J genomic window:
- the Cep68 gene encoding centrosomal protein of 68 kDa, with amino-acid sequence MALSEDEAEAEVSVNTKVPSCGRWNSGKLLPSGLEPDQPLHLGVEGGPLWRAEADPGCISGVFLSRVHTASKEPVADRSKPPLRGPLPSASVGTGEVLHSMGSQMEEDRLPASQDLLPALQVFGTITVCSGQEADSEDFQATLDPSQVLGLSQQPHTSGLPLPPQWKSTVSPGAPQLSSRSISASSVGSSLQDHQEKAGPQRASFANVSSPELTVPQAAHSVVGAGPPLQGSAQPLTSGSDATGLGKRHLSFQAEYWACALPNSLPPSPNRHSALWDPNKEYEDLLDYTYPLRPGPQLPKQPESHVLTEPVLQDSGVDLDSLSVSPASTLKSPTNVSHNCSSAEVPTLPFSGARESCLKRWPLGIFQKQGGTSLSSWNQLASTPRAPGTEDASWENREAALRGTAEDCLPIGEDLRMGSPQLKTKEKEPPFPRQKRGRQHVSCPACVTPGWPSEEEVGSDEEYLALPTRLTQVSSLVSYSGARPSFVNLHTGAAEEHSSLQVSDSDKPASPTLDSSHRKHPSGTSFQGPVGQNPCFRHSIQPQDSRGKSSLMSNQTLGVSSKPLKTQPASKAMTDRRLFSELVAGETLPRTTDEQEKASLVQCVQTFCCRLEELICWLYNVTDVADLSAPPRTSLTGLKSSLQLYRQFKKDVDEHQSLTESVLEKGEILLQCLLDNTPVLKDVLERIAKQSGELESRADHLYDSILASLDMLAGCTLIPDNRPTAAEHPHEGL; translated from the exons ATGGCCCTGAGTGAagatgaggctgaggcagaagtgtCTGTCAACACAAAGGTCCCATCCTGTGGCAGGTGGAACTCTGGGAAGCTGCTGCCCTCAGGGCTTGAACCAGATCAGCCCCTACATCTGGGTGTTGAGGGGGGGCCACTGTGGAGGGCTGAAGCTGACCCTGGCTGCATCTCGGGAGTTTTCTTGTCACGGGTCCATACTGCCAGCAAAGAACCAGTAGCAGATAGGTCTAAGCCTCCCCTCAGAGGCCCGCTTCCTTCTGCCAGTGTGGGCACTGGAGAGGTTTTACACTCTATGGGCAGCCAA ATGGAGGAAGACAGGCTTCCTGCCTCCCAGGACCTACTTCCAGCTCTTCAAGTCTTTGGAACTATAACTGTTTGCTCAGGACAGGAGGCTGACAGTGAAGACTTCCAGGCTACGCTTGATCCATCTCAGGTGTTGGGCCTCAGCCAGCAACCACACACCTCAGGTCTCCCTCTCCCGCCACAGTGGAAGTCCACGGTGAGCCCAGGTGCTCCTCAGCTTTCTAGCAGAAGCATCTCTGCCTCCTCGGTGGGCAGCAGTCTTCAGGATCACCAAGAGAAGGCAGGACCTCAGAGGGCCTCTTTTGCCAATGTCTCCTCTCCCGAGTTGACTGTACCCCAGGCAGCCCACTCTGTGGTGGGGGCAGGGCCTCCGCTCCAGGGGTCAGCACAGCCTCTGACCTCTGGCAGTGATGCTACAGGCCTGGGTAAGAGACACCTCTCCTTTCAGGCAGAATACTGGGCCTGTGCGCTGCCAaattctctgcctccttcccctAACCGCCACTCCGCACTCTGGGACCCAAATAAAGAGTATGAAGATCTGCTTGACTACACTTACCCACTGAGGCCTGGGCCTCAGCTCCCAAAGCAACCTGAAAGTCATGTCCTGACTGAGCCTGTTCTGCAGGACTCAGGTGTAGATCTGGACAGTTTGTCTGTCTCCCCAGCAAGTACTCTAAAGTCACCCACTAATGTCTCCCACAATTGCTCATCAGCAGAAGTGCCTACTCTGCCATTTTCTGGAGCCAGAGAGTCATGTCTTAAGCGCTGGCCCTTGGGAATATTCCAGAAACAGGGTGGCACAAGCTTGTCATCCTGGAACCAGCTTGCATCAACCCCTAGAGCCCCAGGCACTGAAGATGCTTCTTGGGAGAACAGAGAGGCAGCCCTGAGGGGCACAGCGGAGGACTGCCTCCCTATAGGTGAGGACCTCCGAATGGGCTCTCCCCAGCTGAAGACGAAGGAGAAAGAGCCACCCTTTCCCAGACAGAAGAGAGGCAGGCAGCATGTTAGCTGCCCGGCCTGTGTGACGCCTGGATGGCCatcagaagaggaggtgggaagtgATGAGGAGTACCTTGCTCTGCCCACCAGGCTGACTCAGGTCTCTAGTTTGGTGTCCTACTCAGGTGCCAGGCCCTCCTTTGTGAACCTACACACTGGGGCTGCTGAGGAACACAGTTCACTACAAGTCTCAGACAGTGACAAGCCAGCCTCCCCCACATTGGACTCCAGCCACAGGAAGCATCCTTCTGGAACTTCCTTTCAAGGGCCTGTGGGCCAGAACCCCTGCTTCAGGCATTCTATCCAGCCCCAGGACTCTAGAGGCAAAAGTAGTCTGATGAGTAACCAGACCCTCGGGGTCTCTTCAAAACCACTGAAAACTCAGCCCGCCTCAAAAGCCATGACGGACAGGCGGCTGTTCTCCGAGCTAGTAGCTGGAGAGACACTTCCCAGGACGACAGATGAGCAGGAGAAAGCTTCTCTAGTGCAGTGTGTGCAG ACATTTTGCTGTCGGCTGGAAGAGCTGATCTGCTGGTTGTATAATGTCACAGATGTTGCTGACCTCAGTGCTCCACCCAGGACCAGCCTTACAGGTCTCAAGTCTTCTCTGCAGCTTTACAGG CAATTTAAGAAAGATGTAGACGAACATCAGTCCCTGACAGAGAGCGTCTTGGAGAAGGGAGAGATTCTTCTTCAGTGCCTGTTGGATAACACCCCAG TTTTAAAGGATGTCCTTGAGAGGATTGCAAAGCAGTCTGGTGAGCTGGAGAGCCGTGCAGATCATCTTTATGACTCTATCTTAGCCTCTTTGGACATGTTGGCTGGCTGCACCCTCATCCCTGACAACAGGCCAACAGCAGCAGAACACCCACATGAAGGGCTTTAA